The following proteins come from a genomic window of Syntrophobacterales bacterium:
- a CDS encoding universal stress protein — MVEYPRYEKVLFCTDFSKNSDQAFSYAFGISRRDGSDLYILHVMTYPNNYPHYVEGYLSAKEWKKVEDAHRKAIEQNFEDLYLSKIKNKEHVHAVIKIGREDEEALNFAKKEGIDIVVVGTHGRTGLKHAVLGSVAEKIVRQSPVPVLVVPGKKIGV; from the coding sequence ATGGTTGAATATCCAAGGTACGAAAAGGTGCTTTTCTGCACGGATTTTTCCAAAAATTCAGACCAGGCCTTCAGTTACGCGTTCGGAATATCGCGGCGGGATGGGAGTGATTTGTACATCCTGCATGTGATGACATACCCGAATAATTATCCGCACTATGTAGAGGGTTATTTGAGCGCCAAGGAATGGAAGAAGGTCGAGGATGCCCACCGGAAGGCAATCGAGCAAAATTTTGAAGATCTTTATCTTAGCAAGATAAAAAACAAGGAGCATGTGCACGCCGTGATCAAGATCGGCCGCGAAGATGAGGAAGCGCTTAATTTTGCTAAAAAAGAAGGCATCGACATCGTTGTTGTTGGCACGCACGGCAGAACCGGCCTAAAACACGCGGTTCTGGGAAGCGTGGCTGAAAAAATCGTCCGGCAGTCGCCTGTTCCGGTACTCGTCGTCCCCGGTAAAAAAATAGGGGTCTAA